DNA sequence from the Nitrospira sp. genome:
TGAATCTTGTGTATCTTGGAGCGGTCATCCTGTGGTTTCATCACACCTTCAGTGTGTGCAAGGACCGTGGATCGTTGGTGCGGGTCGGTGAGTAGGTGATCTATCGGACAGGGAAGTGGGAGTAGCGGGATGAATATCACGTCAGGGCAAGTCAGGCAGGCACTGCTGCCGGTCGGTCTCGAATCGTTTTCGTTTCATCAGACACCGGTCCTCGTCATCGAGAATTTCTGGTCCGCCGAGGAGCGGGCCCAGTTTCGGCAGGCGATGAACCGGGCGAATTGGAATCAACTTCAAGACATGTCGTACGTGCGGCAGGACTTCCCCAATTCCGGGAACTGGGCGAAGGCCGAGATCGCCCAGCCACAAGGCCAGCTTCTGCTGAGCCGATTGGAGATGCCTTGCATTCAGCAGTATATCGAGTCATTTCCGAACATCACCAGGCGGCATTTGGGCTTCAGCTATTACTCCTACGGTGTCGGTGACTGTCTTCTGACCCACGATGATACGGATCAAGGTCGTCCGGTCGGTGGGAAGCCCGCTCCCCGTCGCCGTCTCGCAATGGTCAGTTATTTCCATGAAGAATGGGAATGTGATTGGGGCGGAGAGTTGATGATCTACTCAGCGACCGGCGAACCCACGAACGGAAAGCCGGATCTGGCCATTACGCATTGCATCGCTCCCAAGCCGGGATCATTGGTCATGTTTACCGTACCGCGGTTCCATCGGGTGTGCCGGGTGGATCAAACGGCGGGAGACCACAAGCGCCTCTCGATTGCCGGCTGGTTCATGACCGAACATGCCTGAGCATGCATTCTGTTGAAGCAGAATCGAGTGCAGCGTGAGCCGAGATTGCCGGGGGGTGTTTACGGGCCAACGAAGCAGAGCGAACTTTGTAATAGAAGCTGAGAGGGGCGGTGGGGTTACAAGTGCCGATGGGCGGTCACGATGAGGACTTGGGCCGGTTTTCGGCTCGTGTTGCGCCAACAATGATGGATGTCAGAAGGAATGCAGGCGGCATCCCCTCGTTTGAGGCTGTACGTGTTTTCTTCCAAGGTCAGTTCGACGGTACCCTGAAGCACGACGGCCAACTGTTCCGCGCGTCGTACATACGGACGTGATCCGCTGGCCCCACCAGACTCCAGTGTAATGACCATGGGCTCCAGCTGACTGTCTTCGCTGATCGGCCCGATCGCTTCGATTCTGGCCCGAGACCATTCGCTTTCCACTACCGGCCGGGCATCGGCGCGGATGACCGCTGCATGTGATGGACTGGTCGTTCTGAAAAATTCTCCGAGGGTTACGCCGAGCGCCGACGCAATCCGTTCGGTGGACGCAATAGACGGTGAGGCCTGCCGGAGTTCGACCTGTGAGATAAAACTAGGGGAGAAGCCGCATTTGTCCGCTAGGGTTCGGACGGAGAGGTGTCGGCTTTTACGGAGACGGCGGACGATGTCGCCGACATGCGTTTTCTTCCGATCCTCCGTTGGGACGCTCTTTCCGGGGGACTTTTTCTGGGTCTTTTTCTCCACCTCGTCCTATCCTTTGAGGCCTACCCAGGCCTTGCGCGGTTGGTGTAGCACGTTTATGGGCCTGTCGCAAGCCGGCCGAAGGGGCAGAGTTTTCGCAGGCATACCTGCGGTTGGCTTCCAATAGGGAGACGCTCATCCCGGCAGATACTTGGTTCTCCACTCCAACAACGGCCGAACGACTCCCGGCCACCGACCGTGAAAGTCTCCTCGCGCCGAATCTCCGGTCCCGCTGTCGTCCACACGAAAGCCAATTGCCCGGGGAGCATGGACATGCATGCGAAATGGATCTTCGGTCATCATGAGCGACGACACGGACATCATACCTTCGGCAAGCCAGTTTCCAGGAATTCTGGCCGTGGAAGTGTATCGACCGGTCGGGCGAAGGGTCCGCTGCCAGGCCCGGTCCCGGTCATGTGCAATAAAAACAAGGACATCTTCCTCATTGTAGAGATTGAAAACCGGCACGAAGATATGGCCGGCTTTCACGACGTCAAATTCCACTTCGAGATCAATCGGTTTTCGAATGTCAAAGCGGTCCGTGATGATGCCGGACTCAGTTCGGACCCGCACGGCGCGTAAGCGGACGACGTCATTGCCCGGGGCCTGGGTGGGATCCAGCCATTCGACTTCAGGCTGGATGTGTCCGGCATGGAGGTAGTGATTCACCACTTCATGTGCCGGGCCAGCCTGCACTATCTCGCCCTTGTTCAGCAGAATCGCGCGGGAACACATCCGGGTAATCGCCGGCATGTCGTGGGAGACGAGGATCACCGTCCGCCCGTGCTGCCCCACATCTTCCATCTTTCCCATGCACTTCTTTTGAAACCGGACGTCCCCGACTGCCAACACCTCATCGACGATCAGAATATCCGGATCCATATGGGCCAGCACGGAGAAGCCTAACCGGACATACATGCCGCTGGAATAATGTTTCACTGGCGTGTCGATAAACTGCTCCACTTCGGCAAACGCCACGATCTCGTCGAACTTGAGGGCGATCTCCTGCCGCTTCATGCCGAGAATCGCGCCGCTCATGAA
Encoded proteins:
- a CDS encoding 2OG-Fe(II) oxygenase — its product is MNITSGQVRQALLPVGLESFSFHQTPVLVIENFWSAEERAQFRQAMNRANWNQLQDMSYVRQDFPNSGNWAKAEIAQPQGQLLLSRLEMPCIQQYIESFPNITRRHLGFSYYSYGVGDCLLTHDDTDQGRPVGGKPAPRRRLAMVSYFHEEWECDWGGELMIYSATGEPTNGKPDLAITHCIAPKPGSLVMFTVPRFHRVCRVDQTAGDHKRLSIAGWFMTEHA
- a CDS encoding helix-turn-helix transcriptional regulator, which translates into the protein MEKKTQKKSPGKSVPTEDRKKTHVGDIVRRLRKSRHLSVRTLADKCGFSPSFISQVELRQASPSIASTERIASALGVTLGEFFRTTSPSHAAVIRADARPVVESEWSRARIEAIGPISEDSQLEPMVITLESGGASGSRPYVRRAEQLAVVLQGTVELTLEENTYSLKRGDAACIPSDIHHCWRNTSRKPAQVLIVTAHRHL
- a CDS encoding ABC transporter ATP-binding protein; the encoded protein is MSDTAVSVTGLSKRYRLGTTHAQDGSLAGALTRGLRRLIGGKSASPQPHDTLWALRDVSFEIKKGEVFGVIGTNGSGKSTLLKILSRVTEPTKGRALINGRFCGLLEVGTGFHPELTGRDNVFMSGAILGMKRQEIALKFDEIVAFAEVEQFIDTPVKHYSSGMYVRLGFSVLAHMDPDILIVDEVLAVGDVRFQKKCMGKMEDVGQHGRTVILVSHDMPAITRMCSRAILLNKGEIVQAGPAHEVVNHYLHAGHIQPEVEWLDPTQAPGNDVVRLRAVRVRTESGIITDRFDIRKPIDLEVEFDVVKAGHIFVPVFNLYNEEDVLVFIAHDRDRAWQRTLRPTGRYTSTARIPGNWLAEGMMSVSSLMMTEDPFRMHVHAPRAIGFRVDDSGTGDSARGDFHGRWPGVVRPLLEWRTKYLPG